The following coding sequences are from one Rattus norvegicus strain BN/NHsdMcwi chromosome 11, GRCr8, whole genome shotgun sequence window:
- the LOC120095695 gene encoding histidine-rich glycoprotein-like gives MAGGQSAWFWTQKSTPEFTLISTAPWRVSVMMKVPCPAEVRSQPARLVTGIGDWEVKESACQAGDRDWGGVRWKRRLYSHPHPSTHIHRCTHRYHTYHTTAYHTPHIHQIYVHTYIHTIHIPQYTNIACIPDISHTLIHTYIPHTYTHIPHHIYTTHIHTHTTHIHTHTTPHTYHTHTYIYISHHILTYHTTYIPHTHIYTYHTTHIQTHIYHTTYTHTTPHTYHTHIYTHTTPHTYRHIYTTPHTHIPHHIHTYHTTYIPHTHTRHTTYIPHTHTYTHTTYIPHIRYTCTTSIPHIHIHTYHIHTTHTHTHTHTHTHTHTLC, from the coding sequence ATGGCTGGCGGGCAATCAGCCTGGTTTTGGACCCAGAAGTCTACTCCTGAGTTTACGCTCATATCCACGGCACCATGGAGGGTGAGTGTGATGATGAAAGTCCCCTGCCCTGCAGAGGTGAGGAGTCAGCCTGCCAGGCTGGTGACAGGGATTGGGGATTGGGAGGTGAAGGAGTCAGCCTGCCAGGCTGGTGACAGGGATTGGGGAGGGGTCAGGTGGAAGAGAAGACTCTATTCCCATCCTCACccttccacacacatacacaggtgtacacatagataccacacataccacaccacagcGTATCACACTCCCCACATACACcagatatatgtacacacatacatacatacaatacacataccACAATATACAAACATAGCATGCATACCAGATAtatcacatacactcatacacacatacataccgcatacatacacacacataccacaccacatatataccacacacatacacacacacaccacacacatacacacacataccacaccacatacataccacacacacacatatatatacatatcacaccacatactcacataccacaccacatacataccacacacacatatatacacataccacaccacacacatacagacacatatataccacaccacatacacacataccacaccacatacataccacacacacatatatacacataccacaccacacacatacagacacatatataccacaccacatacacacataccacaccacatacacacataccacaccacatacataccacacacacacacacgacataccacatacataccacatacacacacatacacacataccacatatataccacacatacgCTACACATGTACCACAtccataccacacatacacatacacacataccacatacataccacacacacacacacacacacacacacacacacacacacacacacactatgctgA